DNA sequence from the Tissierella sp. MB52-C2 genome:
CAATTGTTGTAATGTGTAGTGATAATGGAGTAGCAGAAGAAGGAGTCAGCTCTGCTCCACAGATATTTACCAAGGTACTAACTGAAAGTATGACAAAAGGAGTAACAGGAGTTGCTACTTTAGGTAAATATACAAATACAGATATAGTTACTGTAAATCTAGGAGTAATAGGGGAAATAGATGACTCTAAAATAATAAATAGGAAAATTGCCAATGGAACAAAAAATTTTGTAAAAGAACCTGCAATGGCTTATGATGAAGCCGTTAAGTCTATAGAAATAGGTATAGAAATAGGAGACAAGCTATATAACGCGGGATATGATATATTAGGTACTGGAGAAGTTGGTATAGGAAATACTACTACTGCAGCAGCAGTTTTATCAGCTTTAACAGGTCTGGATGTAGATATAACCTGTGGAAAAGGTGCAGGTTTAACTGATGAACAACATTCAAATAAAAAAGATGTAATAAGAAAAGGTATAGAAAAAAACAAACCCAATGGTGAAGACCCTATTGATGTAATATCAAAAGTAGGGGGGTTTGATATAGGAGGTATGTGTGGCTTATTTTTATCGGCTGCCAAAAACAAAAGACCTGTAGTCATAGATGGATTTATATCATCTACAGCGGCTCTTTGTGCTGTTAAATTAAATCCTTTAGTTAAAGAATATATAATTCCATCTCATTTATCTGGAGAACCTGGGGCAAAGTATGTAATGGATAAGCTAGGTCTAAAACCTATGTTAAATTTAGGTATGAGATTAGGTGAAGGTTCAGGATGTCCACTGGCTTTTCAAATTATAGAGGCGGGAGTATATACATTGGAAAACATGGGAACTTTTGAATCTTTGTCATTAGACGGTGACGCATTAGTAGATATAAGAGAAGATTAAATGGAGTGGTAAAATGATTACATTAGTTACAGGTGGTGCAAGGTCAGGGAAAAGTAGATTTGCAGAAAGTATATATAAAGATACTTTAGATGTGGTGTATATAGCCACATCTAAGGTTACGGATGATGAAATGGCAGAACGAATAAATCTTCATAGGGAATCTAGACCAAGGGAATGGAGAACCTATGAGGGAAATTATGGACTTCAAAATGCAATAGATGAAGAAAAAAATTACTTTTTAGATTGTATAACAGTACTTACTTCCAATATAATGTTTGATATATCTAAGGATATAGAGTATATAGACTATGATTTGCAAAATAAAATAGAAAATACTATAATAGAGGAATTAAAAGCCTTAATAGATAAAGTTAGAGAAAAAGATTATAATCTAGTATTAGTAACAAATGAAGTAGGAGATTCCATAGTTCCAGAACACCATATATCTAGAGTATTTAGAGACATTCAAGGAAGGATAAACCAAAGGATAGCTTCAATTTCAGATCAGGTTTATTTGGTATGTTGTGGCATACCAGTGAAAATTAAATGATAAATGGACTTATACTTTCTCTACAGTTTTTTACAAGAATACCCATCAATATAAATGTAGATTTTAATGAAAAAAATATTAAATATAGTGTCTTTTTCTTACCCTTAGTGGGAGTAATAATAGGAGGATTTGGAGGTTTAGTTTATTACCTAATATCACCCTATAATATTCAATTAGCTTCTTTTTTAACACTATTAGCTACGATTATATTGACTGGAGGACTACATCTAGACGGACTATCAGATACTTTTGATGGTTTTTTGTCCAATAGAGATAGGGAAAAAACTCTAGAGATTATGAAAGATAGTAGGATAGGGGCTTTTGGAGTAATAAGCTTAATTCTTTTAATTTTATTTAAGTTTATCTTGATTTCAAGTGTAAAAAATCTGCCTTTAGCCATAACCTTATCCTTTGCAAACAGTAGACTGGTACTCAGCTATATAAT
Encoded proteins:
- the cobT gene encoding nicotinate-nucleotide--dimethylbenzimidazole phosphoribosyltransferase, whose product is MKLLKDTLELITPTNEEVKNLVRNQWDGLVKPMGSLGTLEEATIKIAGMTGKVNNKIDKKAIVVMCSDNGVAEEGVSSAPQIFTKVLTESMTKGVTGVATLGKYTNTDIVTVNLGVIGEIDDSKIINRKIANGTKNFVKEPAMAYDEAVKSIEIGIEIGDKLYNAGYDILGTGEVGIGNTTTAAAVLSALTGLDVDITCGKGAGLTDEQHSNKKDVIRKGIEKNKPNGEDPIDVISKVGGFDIGGMCGLFLSAAKNKRPVVIDGFISSTAALCAVKLNPLVKEYIIPSHLSGEPGAKYVMDKLGLKPMLNLGMRLGEGSGCPLAFQIIEAGVYTLENMGTFESLSLDGDALVDIRED
- the cobU gene encoding bifunctional adenosylcobinamide kinase/adenosylcobinamide-phosphate guanylyltransferase, giving the protein MITLVTGGARSGKSRFAESIYKDTLDVVYIATSKVTDDEMAERINLHRESRPREWRTYEGNYGLQNAIDEEKNYFLDCITVLTSNIMFDISKDIEYIDYDLQNKIENTIIEELKALIDKVREKDYNLVLVTNEVGDSIVPEHHISRVFRDIQGRINQRIASISDQVYLVCCGIPVKIK
- the cobS gene encoding adenosylcobinamide-GDP ribazoletransferase, which produces MINGLILSLQFFTRIPININVDFNEKNIKYSVFFLPLVGVIIGGFGGLVYYLISPYNIQLASFLTLLATIILTGGLHLDGLSDTFDGFLSNRDREKTLEIMKDSRIGAFGVISLILLILFKFILISSVKNLPLAITLSFANSRLVLSYIISYKKNGRPGGLGELFHKSNPKHMMFISGIIYITILILLDIRYIIPLIITFLFGEYMSFISYKKIDGLTGDVYGAIIELGEAISLLSFWSVMIWI